A region of Mycolicibacterium brumae DNA encodes the following proteins:
- a CDS encoding HAD-IA family hydrolase, producing the protein MTTARAFAVSGLLFDCDGVLVDSLTAAGHAWNEWAATWKPDFEFHRDVEHGRRLDDYVVELIGPEHAEQAIAELEELERRHAAEVRPIPGARELLAGLPPGSWAVATSGTREIATARLTSAGLPMPEVLVAAEDVSKGKPEPDPYLTAARRLGIPAQRCAVFEDAPAGVTAARRAGVRAVVGVGATSGGEADAVIADLRGVGFDGAELRLPDRR; encoded by the coding sequence ATGACGACAGCCCGCGCCTTCGCCGTGTCGGGACTGCTGTTCGACTGCGACGGCGTGTTGGTCGACTCGCTCACCGCCGCCGGCCACGCCTGGAACGAGTGGGCCGCTACCTGGAAACCCGACTTCGAGTTCCACCGCGATGTCGAGCACGGCCGCCGGCTCGACGACTACGTCGTCGAACTCATCGGCCCCGAGCACGCCGAACAGGCCATCGCCGAACTCGAGGAACTTGAGCGCCGGCACGCCGCCGAGGTGCGGCCGATCCCCGGCGCCCGGGAACTGCTGGCCGGTCTGCCGCCCGGTTCGTGGGCGGTCGCCACCTCGGGCACCAGGGAAATCGCCACCGCCCGGCTGACCTCGGCCGGCCTGCCGATGCCCGAGGTGCTGGTCGCAGCTGAGGATGTCTCGAAGGGCAAACCCGAGCCGGACCCGTACCTCACCGCCGCGCGGCGCCTCGGCATCCCCGCTCAGCGCTGCGCTGTCTTCGAGGACGCCCCGGCCGGCGTCACGGCCGCCCGCCGCGCCGGCGTCCGCGCCGTGGTCGGCGTCGGCGCGACGTCCGGGGGAGAAGCCGACGCGGTCATCGCCGACCTGCGCGGCGTCGGATTCGACGGCGCCGAACTGAGGCTGCCGGACCGCCGATGA
- a CDS encoding LacI family DNA-binding transcriptional regulator, protein MTTMADVARLAGVSAKTVSRVYNDDPHVDPGTRERVRAAIDELGYVPNTLARTFRTGEPAAVGLAVPDISDPFFAAIAHAVEAEANRRGMAVVMTSTGLDPADERRRVEALLRRQLSGLILAPTADDHRYLEPWAQRVPVVFVDRAPRRLAADHFLDDDRGGAAAATEHLLDLGHRRIAFIGDSELLPTIANRLEGYRKALAEKGIGDDETLVVMGVDDRPGARSALRELMALPEPPTALFLANARASIACVPALRDLGVAGLSLIGFGDFPMADALDPALTVIDQNPAKLGGLAIARVLDRIDHPGRRFRRGNVEPVRLIERASCRRVGQD, encoded by the coding sequence ATGACCACCATGGCGGATGTGGCGCGGTTGGCCGGGGTGAGCGCCAAGACGGTGTCGCGGGTGTACAACGACGACCCGCACGTCGACCCCGGCACGCGGGAGCGGGTGCGCGCCGCCATCGACGAACTCGGCTACGTGCCGAACACCCTGGCCCGGACATTCCGCACCGGTGAGCCGGCGGCCGTCGGCCTGGCGGTGCCCGACATCTCCGACCCGTTCTTCGCCGCCATCGCCCACGCGGTGGAGGCCGAGGCGAACCGGCGCGGCATGGCCGTGGTGATGACCAGCACCGGGTTGGACCCCGCCGACGAGCGGCGCCGGGTGGAAGCGCTGCTGCGCCGCCAACTGTCCGGGCTGATCCTCGCGCCGACCGCCGACGACCACCGCTACCTCGAGCCCTGGGCGCAGCGGGTTCCGGTGGTCTTCGTCGACCGGGCGCCCCGGCGGCTGGCCGCCGACCACTTCCTCGACGACGACCGCGGCGGCGCCGCTGCGGCCACCGAGCATCTGCTGGACCTGGGTCACCGGCGCATCGCGTTCATCGGTGACTCCGAGCTGCTGCCGACCATCGCCAACCGGTTGGAGGGATACCGAAAAGCGCTGGCGGAAAAAGGGATTGGCGACGACGAGACCCTGGTGGTGATGGGCGTCGACGACCGGCCGGGGGCCCGGTCGGCGTTGCGTGAGCTGATGGCGTTGCCCGAACCGCCGACCGCGCTGTTCCTGGCGAACGCTCGGGCCTCGATCGCCTGCGTGCCGGCGCTACGCGACCTGGGTGTCGCGGGGCTGTCGCTGATTGGGTTCGGTGATTTCCCGATGGCCGACGCGCTGGACCCGGCGTTGACGGTGATCGACCAGAACCCCGCGAAGCTCGGCGGACTCGCGATCGCTCGGGTGCTGGACCGGATCGATCACCCGGGCCGTCGTTTCCGCCGCGGCAATGTCGAACCGGTGCGGTTGATCGAGCGCGCCTCCTGCCGGCGGGTGGGTCAGGACTGA
- a CDS encoding siderophore-interacting protein, whose protein sequence is MAPRPLHSFTVVRTERLAQHMVRVVLGGAGFDTFTPNAYTDAYVKLVFVGDDVDVDALPQPLTNDSLTGLPAEQQPPVRTYTVRRADPAARELTIDFVTHGDVGVAGAWAATATPGDRIFVMGPSGAYAPDPDADWHLIAGDEAALPAISAAVEALPADAVGKVFIEVAGEDDVLELTAPDGVEVRWVFRGGRADLVGDDRAGDNAPLIEAVRSADWLPGQVQVFIHGEAQAVMMHLRRYVRKERGVPAKWASSISGYWRRGRTEETFRQWKRELAAAESGDPS, encoded by the coding sequence ATGGCCCCTCGCCCCCTGCACAGCTTCACCGTGGTCCGCACCGAGCGCCTCGCACAGCACATGGTGCGCGTCGTGCTCGGGGGCGCCGGATTCGACACCTTCACGCCCAACGCCTACACCGACGCCTACGTGAAGCTGGTGTTCGTCGGCGACGACGTCGACGTCGACGCGCTGCCGCAGCCGCTGACCAACGACAGCCTCACCGGCCTGCCCGCCGAACAGCAGCCCCCGGTGCGCACCTACACCGTCCGCCGCGCCGACCCGGCCGCCCGCGAGCTGACCATCGACTTCGTCACCCACGGCGACGTCGGCGTGGCCGGGGCCTGGGCGGCGACCGCCACCCCCGGCGACCGGATCTTCGTGATGGGCCCGTCCGGCGCCTACGCCCCCGATCCCGACGCCGACTGGCACCTGATCGCCGGCGACGAAGCGGCGCTGCCGGCGATCAGCGCCGCAGTGGAAGCGTTGCCGGCCGACGCGGTGGGGAAAGTGTTCATCGAGGTCGCCGGCGAAGACGACGTGCTCGAACTGACCGCGCCCGACGGCGTCGAGGTGCGGTGGGTGTTCCGCGGTGGCCGTGCCGACCTGGTCGGCGATGACCGCGCCGGCGACAACGCCCCGCTGATCGAGGCGGTGCGGTCCGCGGACTGGCTGCCCGGCCAGGTCCAGGTGTTCATCCACGGCGAAGCGCAGGCGGTGATGATGCACCTGCGGCGCTACGTCCGCAAAGAGCGCGGCGTCCCGGCGAAGTGGGCGTCGTCGATCTCCGGTTACTGGCGTCGCGGCCGCACCGAGGAGACGTTCCGGCAGTGGAAACGCGAACTCGCCGCGGCCGAGAGCGGCGATCCGTCCTGA
- a CDS encoding enoyl-CoA hydratase-related protein: protein MTVHLEIADQIAVLNLGADENRFSPTFLDDANAALDRVLDGDAQALVTTADGKFYSNGLDLEWLMAHGDQTASYVDRVHALFARVLTFPMPTAAAVVGHAFGAGAMLAMAHDFRVMRADRGFFCLPEADIRIPFTPGMAALLQAKFTPQTAVAAMTTGRRFAGPDAVAFGIVDATAAENEITSAAIELLTVLRGKDRGTLGAIKNTMFTPAVRALTEPQS from the coding sequence ATGACCGTACATCTCGAAATCGCAGACCAGATCGCGGTGTTGAACCTGGGCGCCGACGAGAACCGTTTCTCGCCAACATTTTTGGACGACGCCAACGCCGCGTTGGACCGGGTGCTCGACGGCGACGCGCAGGCCCTGGTCACCACAGCCGACGGAAAGTTCTACTCCAACGGGCTGGATCTGGAGTGGCTGATGGCCCACGGGGACCAGACCGCGAGTTACGTCGACCGCGTGCACGCGCTGTTCGCCCGGGTGCTGACCTTCCCGATGCCGACCGCCGCCGCCGTCGTCGGGCACGCCTTCGGCGCCGGGGCCATGCTGGCCATGGCGCACGATTTCCGGGTGATGCGCGCCGACCGCGGGTTCTTCTGCCTGCCGGAGGCCGACATCCGCATCCCGTTCACCCCCGGCATGGCCGCGCTGCTGCAGGCCAAGTTCACCCCGCAGACCGCGGTCGCCGCGATGACGACCGGGCGGCGCTTCGCCGGGCCGGACGCGGTGGCCTTCGGGATCGTCGACGCCACCGCCGCCGAGAACGAGATCACCTCGGCGGCAATCGAATTGCTGACCGTGCTGCGGGGCAAGGATCGCGGCACGCTCGGGGCGATCAAGAACACCATGTTCACACCGGCGGTGCGGGCGCTGACCGAACCTCAGTCCTGA
- a CDS encoding helix-turn-helix domain-containing protein, with product MARPRVHDPDDILDAVEALVCARGAAGVSIRAVSAATGVSNGALYHEFGSRAALLARTWLRAGRRFLACQSALVDAALSRGAGAEALSRGAGADAVAAAADAPVAFADAHPAAAALLLTVRREEVLAADVPDDIAAQLRDLNGELTGLLIRLATAMWDRRDAAAVAVITSCVVDLPTALVLRRNRLADPTARLALRAAVTAVLDVGPPPRRRKPPSDTTTRQSEESS from the coding sequence GTGGCGCGGCCCCGGGTGCATGACCCCGACGACATCCTCGACGCGGTGGAGGCGCTGGTCTGCGCCCGCGGCGCGGCCGGGGTGTCGATCCGCGCGGTCAGCGCCGCCACCGGAGTGTCCAACGGCGCGCTGTACCACGAGTTCGGCTCCCGGGCAGCGCTGTTGGCCCGCACCTGGCTGCGGGCCGGGCGGCGGTTCCTGGCCTGCCAGTCCGCGCTCGTCGACGCCGCCCTGTCCCGCGGCGCGGGCGCCGAGGCGCTGTCCCGCGGCGCGGGCGCCGACGCCGTCGCGGCGGCGGCCGACGCGCCGGTGGCTTTCGCCGACGCGCATCCCGCCGCTGCGGCCCTGCTGCTGACGGTCCGCCGCGAGGAAGTGCTCGCCGCCGACGTGCCCGACGACATCGCCGCGCAGCTGCGCGATCTCAACGGCGAGCTGACCGGACTGCTGATCCGGCTGGCGACGGCGATGTGGGATCGCCGCGACGCGGCGGCGGTGGCGGTGATCACCAGTTGCGTGGTCGATCTGCCCACCGCGCTGGTGCTGCGCCGCAACCGGCTGGCCGACCCCACCGCGCGGCTGGCGCTGCGCGCGGCGGTCACCGCGGTGCTCGATGTCGGGCCGCCGCCGCGCCGACGAAAACCTCCGTCCGACACCACAACCCGCCAATCAGAGGAGAGCTCATGA
- a CDS encoding nucleoside/nucleotide kinase family protein, which yields MPNADRPGAPTCFAETIAALTERAAALAASGSRRLLGITGPPGAGKSTVCAAMIEALGERAALIGMDAFHLSNEQLIRLGRRDRKGAPDTFDVDGYVALLRRARAEADRTVYAPRFDRGIEESICAAVAIEPQVSLVITECNYLLMPDGGWQDVRPALDEVWCLEVSEQLTRQRVVARRQSFGTPPAQARAVTEQVDVRNAGLVAAHRERADLIVTVPDDPAAVAGHPKEPQ from the coding sequence GTGCCGAACGCGGACCGCCCGGGAGCGCCGACCTGCTTTGCCGAAACGATCGCGGCGCTGACCGAACGCGCCGCCGCGCTGGCCGCCTCCGGCAGCCGCCGCCTGCTGGGGATCACCGGGCCGCCGGGGGCGGGCAAATCCACCGTCTGCGCCGCCATGATCGAAGCGTTGGGCGAACGCGCCGCGCTGATCGGCATGGACGCCTTCCATCTGTCCAACGAGCAGCTGATCAGGCTCGGGCGCCGCGACCGCAAGGGCGCTCCGGACACCTTCGACGTGGACGGCTACGTGGCCCTGCTGCGGCGGGCGCGCGCCGAAGCCGACCGCACCGTCTATGCGCCGCGGTTCGACCGGGGGATCGAGGAGTCGATCTGCGCCGCGGTGGCGATCGAGCCGCAGGTTTCGCTGGTGATCACCGAGTGCAACTACCTGCTGATGCCCGACGGCGGCTGGCAGGACGTGCGGCCGGCCCTCGATGAGGTCTGGTGCCTCGAGGTGTCCGAACAACTCACCCGGCAGCGGGTGGTCGCGCGGCGGCAGAGCTTCGGAACCCCGCCGGCGCAGGCCCGCGCGGTGACCGAGCAGGTCGATGTGCGCAATGCCGGTCTGGTCGCCGCCCACCGCGAGCGCGCCGACCTGATCGTGACCGTCCCCGACGACCCGGCCGCGGTGGCCGGCCACCCCAAGGAGCCCCAATGA
- a CDS encoding SDR family oxidoreductase, with the protein MTYGAWTPIFFNPNERYDMARFDGRTVLVTGATGGIGAATVRRLIAEGAEVIATGRSADGLAALAEETGAQTLAFDLGSEDEIRDAVGGLSLWGVVNCAGFGGEIATPQDTDIDVFDKVINVNARGSLLVIKHVAPAMITAGGGSIVNVSSQASLVALPGHISYGSSKAALDNITRVSALELGPHNIRVNSVNPTVVMTEMSAFYWGRPEIAEPFLSQMPLRRWATEDEIAAPIVFLLSDDAAMITGVSLPIDGGYCCR; encoded by the coding sequence ATGACATACGGTGCCTGGACACCCATTTTCTTCAACCCGAACGAGAGGTACGACATGGCGCGTTTCGACGGCCGCACGGTGCTGGTGACCGGCGCGACGGGAGGCATCGGCGCGGCCACCGTGCGACGGCTCATCGCCGAGGGGGCGGAGGTGATCGCCACCGGGCGATCCGCCGACGGCCTGGCCGCGCTCGCCGAGGAGACCGGCGCGCAGACCCTGGCCTTCGACCTGGGCAGCGAAGACGAGATCCGCGACGCGGTCGGTGGTCTGTCACTGTGGGGCGTGGTGAACTGCGCGGGGTTCGGCGGCGAGATCGCCACTCCGCAGGACACCGACATCGACGTGTTCGACAAGGTGATCAACGTCAACGCCCGCGGCAGCCTGCTGGTCATCAAGCACGTCGCGCCCGCCATGATCACCGCCGGCGGCGGGTCGATCGTCAACGTGTCCAGCCAGGCCAGCCTGGTGGCGCTGCCCGGGCACATCTCCTACGGATCCTCAAAGGCCGCGCTGGACAACATCACCCGGGTCTCCGCCCTCGAGCTGGGGCCGCACAACATCCGCGTGAACAGCGTCAACCCGACGGTGGTGATGACCGAGATGTCGGCGTTCTACTGGGGCCGGCCCGAGATCGCCGAGCCGTTCCTGTCCCAGATGCCGCTGCGCCGCTGGGCGACCGAGGACGAGATCGCCGCGCCCATCGTCTTCCTGCTCAGCGACGACGCCGCGATGATCACCGGGGTGTCGCTGCCCATCGACGGCGGCTACTGCTGCCGCTGA
- the dprA gene encoding DNA-processing protein DprA, whose amino-acid sequence MTGPAGGPDATLRAWAYLARVAEPPCPELIAFVRRVGPQDAAHAIWTGAEPESLTALVAARRETDCSGADLDLLANRGGRLLTFDDDEWPAVALASFRAGAANAKREANAPLALWLLGPARLDQVAERAVTMVGTRAATCYGEQVAGDLTVGVVDRDFAVVSGGAYGIDAAAHRAALAVDGVTAAVLACGIDVPYPAGHSALLHRISQRGLLVTEYPPGVRPARYRFLTRNRLAAALSRTTVVVEAGLRSGAANTAAWARMLGRGVCAVPGPVTSAASAGCHEMLRNGEAELVTRAEHVIELAGRCGELAEEPEHPATVLDHLTPLQQRVYEALPGRGAATVEQIALGAALPPEQVLGPLALLELSGLAESRDGRWRIRRERGLDRGGGDGRSAT is encoded by the coding sequence ATGACCGGGCCTGCCGGCGGGCCGGACGCCACGCTGCGGGCCTGGGCCTATCTGGCACGGGTCGCCGAGCCGCCGTGCCCGGAACTGATCGCGTTCGTCCGTCGGGTGGGTCCGCAGGACGCCGCGCACGCCATCTGGACCGGCGCCGAACCCGAGTCGCTGACCGCGCTGGTGGCCGCGCGCCGCGAAACCGATTGCTCGGGAGCGGATCTGGACCTGCTGGCCAACCGGGGTGGCCGCCTGCTGACCTTCGACGACGACGAGTGGCCCGCGGTGGCGCTCGCGTCGTTTCGCGCTGGCGCCGCGAACGCCAAGCGTGAGGCGAACGCGCCGCTGGCGCTGTGGCTGCTGGGCCCCGCGCGGCTGGACCAGGTGGCCGAGCGCGCGGTGACCATGGTCGGCACCCGGGCGGCCACCTGCTACGGCGAGCAGGTCGCCGGGGACCTCACCGTCGGGGTGGTCGACCGTGACTTCGCGGTGGTGTCCGGCGGCGCGTACGGGATCGACGCGGCGGCGCACCGGGCGGCGCTCGCCGTCGACGGCGTCACCGCGGCGGTGCTGGCCTGCGGCATCGACGTGCCGTACCCGGCCGGGCATTCGGCGCTGCTGCACCGGATTTCGCAACGCGGGCTGCTGGTGACGGAGTACCCACCCGGTGTGCGGCCCGCGCGGTACCGGTTCCTGACCCGCAACCGGCTGGCCGCGGCGTTGAGCCGGACCACGGTGGTGGTCGAGGCGGGACTGCGCAGCGGCGCGGCCAACACCGCGGCGTGGGCCAGGATGCTGGGCCGCGGGGTCTGCGCGGTCCCGGGCCCGGTCACTTCGGCCGCCTCGGCCGGCTGCCACGAGATGCTGCGCAACGGTGAGGCCGAACTGGTCACCCGCGCCGAGCACGTCATCGAACTGGCCGGGCGGTGCGGGGAATTGGCGGAGGAGCCTGAGCATCCGGCGACCGTGCTGGACCACCTGACTCCGCTCCAGCAGCGGGTGTACGAGGCGCTGCCCGGCCGCGGCGCGGCCACCGTCGAGCAGATCGCGCTGGGGGCGGCGCTGCCGCCGGAGCAGGTGCTGGGTCCGCTGGCCCTGCTGGAACTCAGTGGCCTCGCCGAAAGCCGGGACGGCCGCTGGCGCATCCGGCGTGAGCGCGGACTCGATCGTGGCGGAGGAGATGGCCGATCAGCAACTTGA